One genomic segment of Desmodus rotundus isolate HL8 chromosome 5, HLdesRot8A.1, whole genome shotgun sequence includes these proteins:
- the CDCA5 gene encoding sororin isoform X2, whose product MSRPRPDMSERRTRSGGAAKVSGLTAASPTKSLRRSQRKSGSDPPSTLPEIRPKAPDAAPVRKPIVLKKIVAHVVEVPSVHSPRRSPRLAFFLEKENNPPSKELTREDLFKSCSVPVTPNTTPVLCDLDVESESREGDLDTRDLEMSKKVRRSYSRVETLRCASTSTPGRPSCFGFEGLLGTEDLAGVSPLVCSKSNEVPRVPVNPWAPDTTLPGISPPVKEKRKKKKVPEILKSELDEWAAAMNAEFEAAEQFDLLVE is encoded by the exons ATGTCCAGACCAAGGCCAGATATGTCCGAGAGGCGAACGCGGTCCGGTGGGGCCGCCAAAGTCTCCG GGCTAACGGCCGCATCTCCTACCAAGTCTCTGCGGAGATCCCAGCGGAAATCCGGCTCTGATCCCCCCAGCACCCTCCCTGAAATCCGTCCGAAG GCTCCCGATGCGGCTCCAGTCAGGAAGCCCATCGTCTTGAAGAAGATCGTGGCCCACGTTGTAGAG GTGCCCTCCGTCCACTCGCCTCGAAGGAGCCCCAGG CTTGCATTTTtcttggagaaagaaaacaaccctCCTAGCAAGGAGCTCACTAGGGAGGACCTCTTCAAGTCATGTAGTGTCCCTGTCACCCCCAACACCACTCCTGTGCTGTGCGACCTGGATGTTGAGTCAGAGTCCAGGGAAGGAGACCTGGacaccagagacttggaaatgtCTAAGAAAGTCAGGAGATCCTATAGCCGCGTGGAGACCCTTCGCTgtgcctccacctccaccccaggccGCCCATCCTGCTTTGGCTTCGAGGGGTTGCTGGGGACAGAAGACCTGGCCGGAGTCTCGCCTTTGGTGTGTTCAAAATCAAACGAAGttcctagggtccctgtgaacccTTGGGCCCCAGACACGACTCTCCCTGGAATCTCCCCAccagtgaaagagaaaagaaagaagaagaaagtgccAGAGATCTTG AAATCGGAGCTGGATGAATGGGCCGCGGCAATGAATGCTGAGTTTGAAGCTGCTGAGCAGTTTGATCTCCTGGTTGAATGA
- the CDCA5 gene encoding sororin isoform X1 — MSRPRPDMSERRTRSGGAAKVSGLTAASPTKSLRRSQRKSGSDPPSTLPEIRPKAPDAAPVRKPIVLKKIVAHVVEVRAESGLWVRSASGRRLGAQAVLSPQVPSVHSPRRSPRLAFFLEKENNPPSKELTREDLFKSCSVPVTPNTTPVLCDLDVESESREGDLDTRDLEMSKKVRRSYSRVETLRCASTSTPGRPSCFGFEGLLGTEDLAGVSPLVCSKSNEVPRVPVNPWAPDTTLPGISPPVKEKRKKKKVPEILKSELDEWAAAMNAEFEAAEQFDLLVE, encoded by the exons ATGTCCAGACCAAGGCCAGATATGTCCGAGAGGCGAACGCGGTCCGGTGGGGCCGCCAAAGTCTCCG GGCTAACGGCCGCATCTCCTACCAAGTCTCTGCGGAGATCCCAGCGGAAATCCGGCTCTGATCCCCCCAGCACCCTCCCTGAAATCCGTCCGAAG GCTCCCGATGCGGCTCCAGTCAGGAAGCCCATCGTCTTGAAGAAGATCGTGGCCCACGTTGTAGAGGTGAGGGCTGAGAGCGGGCTGTGGGTGCGGAGTGCCTCTGGGCGCCGGCTGGGTGCTCAAGCAGTGTTGTCTCCGCAGGTGCCCTCCGTCCACTCGCCTCGAAGGAGCCCCAGG CTTGCATTTTtcttggagaaagaaaacaaccctCCTAGCAAGGAGCTCACTAGGGAGGACCTCTTCAAGTCATGTAGTGTCCCTGTCACCCCCAACACCACTCCTGTGCTGTGCGACCTGGATGTTGAGTCAGAGTCCAGGGAAGGAGACCTGGacaccagagacttggaaatgtCTAAGAAAGTCAGGAGATCCTATAGCCGCGTGGAGACCCTTCGCTgtgcctccacctccaccccaggccGCCCATCCTGCTTTGGCTTCGAGGGGTTGCTGGGGACAGAAGACCTGGCCGGAGTCTCGCCTTTGGTGTGTTCAAAATCAAACGAAGttcctagggtccctgtgaacccTTGGGCCCCAGACACGACTCTCCCTGGAATCTCCCCAccagtgaaagagaaaagaaagaagaagaaagtgccAGAGATCTTG AAATCGGAGCTGGATGAATGGGCCGCGGCAATGAATGCTGAGTTTGAAGCTGCTGAGCAGTTTGATCTCCTGGTTGAATGA